A window from Melopsittacus undulatus isolate bMelUnd1 chromosome Z, bMelUnd1.mat.Z, whole genome shotgun sequence encodes these proteins:
- the GFOD2 gene encoding glucose-fructose oxidoreductase domain-containing protein 2 isoform X2 yields MVTAARYYPKLMSIVGNVLRFLPTFVKMKQLIEEHYVGTVMICDVRVYGGSLLSHKYNWICDELMGGGGLHTMGTYIIDLLTNLISKRAEKVHGLLKTFVKQNTAISGIRHITSDDFCFFQMLMSDGICCTVTLNFNMPGSFIHEIMVVGSAGRLVARGTDLYGQKNTALQEELLFTDSLTVNKGLLDQGFKDIPLLYLKGMVYMVQALRQSFEDQEDHRTWDHKPVSMAASFEDGLYMQSVVEAIKKSSRSGEWEAVEVMTEEPDANQNLCEALQRNNL; encoded by the coding sequence ATGGTCACAGCTGCCAGGTACTACCCTAAGCTCATGAGCATTGTTGGCAATGTTCTCCGTTTCTTGCCCACCTTTGTGAAGATGAAGCAGTTGATAGAGGAACACTATGTGGGCACCGTGATGATATGCGATGTACGAGTGTATGGGGGAAGCCTGCTCAGCCACAAGTACAACTGGATCTGCGATGAGCTGATGGGAGGAGGTGGCCTGCATACGATGGGAACCTATATTATTGACCTTTTGACTAACCTCATCAGCAAGAGAGCGGAGAAGGTCCATGGTTTGCTCAAGACATTTGTGAAGCAGAACACAGCCATAAGTGGTATCCGCCACATTACTAGTGAtgacttctgcttcttccagatGCTGATGAGCGATGGCATCTGTTGCACTGTGACTCTCAACTTCAATATGCCTGGATCATTCATCCATGAAATCATGGTTGTGGGGTCTGCTGGTCGCCTCGTAGCTCGTGGAACGGACTTGTATGGGCAGAAAAACACTGCTCTACAGGAAGAACTACTGTTTACAGACTCTCTGACTGTCAACAAGGGCCTTCTGGATCAGGGGTTTAAAGACATCCCGCTGCTTTACCTAAAAGGAATGGTATACATGGTGCAAGCACTGCGGCAGTCTTTCGAAGACCAGGAAGACCATCGGACATGGGATCACAAACCTGTCTCCATGGCAGCCTCCTTTGAAGATGGTCTGTACATGCAAAGTGTAGTAGAGGCCATCAAGAAGTCCAGCAGGTCAGGGGAGTGGGAGGCTGTGGAAGTGATGACTGAGGAACCAGATGCCAATCAAAACCTCTGCGAGGCACTTCAAAGAAATAACTTATGA